One Triticum dicoccoides isolate Atlit2015 ecotype Zavitan chromosome 5B, WEW_v2.0, whole genome shotgun sequence genomic window carries:
- the LOC119311327 gene encoding protein DETOXIFICATION 40-like: MAADSKLQSPLLPPPAGSEGGGDDEGHGAASKRLESILSDESVPWARRMCAATAVEMRMLVRLAAPAVLVYMINYLMSMSTQIFSGHLGTLELAAASLGNTGIQVFAYGLMLGMGSAVETLCGQAYGANKFDMLGIYMQRSTVLLMATGIPLAVLYAFSRPILILLGESPEIASAAAIFVYGLIPQIFAYAANFPIQKFMQAQSIMAPSAYISTATLAVHLVLSYLVVYKFGLGLLGASLMLSISWWIIVIGQFVYIVTSSRCRLTWTGFSLQAFSGLPEFFKLSLASAIMLCLETWYFQILVLIAGLLKDPEMALASLSVCMTISGWVFMISVGFNAAASVRVSNELGAGNPKSAAFSVVVVTVLSFILAAIISIVILFFRDYISYIYTGGDDVAAAVSKLTPLLAITLILNGIQPVLSGVAVGCGWQAFVAYVNVGCYYVVGIPLGCLLGFYFDLGAAGIWSGMIGGTFMQTVILVWVTVRTDWNKEVAEARKRLNKWEGNKMPLLAGQE, translated from the exons atGGCTGCGGACAGCAAGCTGCAGAgcccgctgctgccgccgccggccggtagcgagggcggcggcgacgacgaggggCACGGGGCGGCCAGCAAGCGGCTGGAGAGCATCCTGAGTGACGAGTCGGTGCCGTGGGCGCGGCGGATGTGCGCGGCGACGGCGGTGGAGATGCGGATGCTGGTGCGGCTGGCGGCGCCGGCCGTGCTGGTGTACATGATCAACTACCTCATGTCCATGTCCACGCAGATCTTCTCCGGCCACCTCGGCACGCTggagctcgccgccgcctccctcggcaACACCGGCATCCAGGTCTTCGCCTACGGCCTCATG CTTGGCATGGGGAGTGCGGTGGAGACTCTATGTGGGCAGGCGTACGGCGCGAACAAGTTCGACATGCTGGGCATCTACATGCAACGTTCCACTGTCCTGCTCATGGCCACCGGCATCCCGCTCGCCGTCCTCTACGCGTTCTCCCGCCCCATCCTCATCCTCCTCGGCGAGTCCCCCGAGATAGCCAGCGCCGCGGCCATCTTCGTCTACGGCCTCATCCCGCAGATCTTTGCCTACGCCGCCAACTTCCCCATCCAGAAGTTCATGCAGGCGCAGAGCATCATGGCGCCCAGCGCCTACATCTCAACGGCCACGCTCGCCGTCCACCTCGTCCTCAGCTACCTCGTCGTCTACAAGTTTGGGCTGGGGCTTCTGGGCGCCTCGCTCATGCTCAGCATCAGCTGGTGGATTATCGTCATTGGGCAGTTTGTATACATCGTCACCAGCAGCCGGTGCCGCCTCACTTGGACTGGATTCTCCCTCCAGGCGTTCTCCGGCTTGCCTGAGTTTTTCAAGCTGTCCCTTGCCTCCGCTATCATGCTCTGCCTCGAGACTTGGTACTTCCAGATACTGGTGCTCATTGCTGGCCTCCTCAAGGACCCCGAAATGGCTCTCGCATCGCTCTCTGTCTG CATGACCATTTCAGGATGGGTGTTCATGATCTCAGTTGGATTCAATGCAGCAGCTAG CGTGAGGGTGAGCAATGAGCTTGGAGCCGGCAACCCCAAGTCAGCGGCGTTCTCGGTGGTGGTGGTGACGGTGCTGTCGTTCATCTTGGCGGCGATAATCTCGATAGTCATCCTGTTCTTCCGTGACTACATCAGTTACATTTACACGGGGGGCGACGATGTGGCAGCGGCGGTGTCCAAGCTGACGCCTCTCCTGGCGATCACCCTCATCCTCAACGGCATCCAGCCAGTATTATCAG GGGTGGCCGTGGGGTGTGGGTGGCAAGCGTTCGTCGCCTACGTCAACGTCGGCTGCTACTACGTCGTCGGCATCCCTCTTGGCTGCCTCCTCGGCTTCTACTTCGACCTTGGTGCGGCG GGCATATGGAGCGGCATGATTGGAGGCACCTTTATGCAGACCGTGATCCTGGTGTGGGTTACCGTGAGGACCGACTGGAACAAAGAG gtggccgaagcgaggaaaagattgaACAAGTGGGAAGGCAACAAGATGCCTCTATTAGCAGGCCAAGAATGA
- the LOC119311328 gene encoding F-box/kelch-repeat protein At3g23880-like, producing the protein MLSSELRPAASSSGDLPADALYEVLLLLPAKELCRLRAVCPGWRALTSDPLFVAAHKSRHRTALPLLAMGYCDGSGVNGVAISDLSGNVVRRIRSTGYEVVRVNIASGDAIGRFTSKDDSICVVRTRLDLVCFNWNFFSGSFWVLNPATGATIDLPMGFSEEIAHELEVKPMKEYRCRRESFAFGQVSSSREYKALRISRVDDRKVCEVITFDDTNHGSWRRKQDPPSHICTSHRMRSAVVDGVVYFLMEFCYSNYETGVITIEPGSVASFNLDTEEWMGVLRGPEQLERFLQDNGGYTYSGLEHELSLAELNGCLVVAHNIYDISMDLWFLTDFEKGIWVKKYSLPSHVARLFWYPFLMLHDGRIFFSGMDCLEGILSDGEKGEGFLQCYDPRNGTCTDELKLRDPRSIGIYTGSLLSL; encoded by the coding sequence ATGCTTTCCTCAGAGCTGCGccccgccgcctccagctccggcgACCTGCCCGCGGACGCGCTGTAcgaggtcctcctcctcctcccggccaAGGAGCTCTGCCGCCTCCGCGCCGTCTGCCCCGGCTGGCGCGCCCTCACCTCCGACCCGCTCTTCGTCGCGGCGCACAAGTCCCGCCACCGTACTGCGCTCCCGCTCCTCGCCATGGGCTACTGCGACGGCAGTGGGGTCAATGGCGTTGCGATTTCGGATCTGTCGGGCAACGTCGTGAGGAGGATTCGAAGCACCGGGTATGAGGTTGTTAGGGTGAACATTGCGTCGGGTGATGCCATTGGCCGGTTCACAAGCAAGGACGATAGCATCTGTGTTGTGCGCACACGGCTAGACCTTGTCTGTTTCAACTGGAATTTCTTCTCTGGGTCCTTCTGGGTGCTGAACCCAGCCACTGGAGCTACCATCGACTTGCCAATGGGCTTCTCTGAGGAAATTGCGCATGAGCTAGAGGTGAAGCCAATGAAGGAATATAGGTGCAGACGTGAGTCGTTTGCTTTTGGGCAGGTCTCCTCTAGCAGGGAGTATAAGGCGCTCCGCATCTCTAGAGTTGATGACCGGAAGGTATGTGAGGTTATCACCTTTGATGACACCAACCATGGAAGCTGGAGGAGAAAGCAGGACCCTCCGTCCCATATCTGTACCAGTCACAGGATGAGAAGTGCGGTCGTCGATGGGGTGGTGTACTTCCTGATGGAATTTTGCTACTCTAATTATGAAACTGGAGTTATTACCATTGAACCTGGTAGCGTAGCTTCTTTCAACCTCGACACAGAGGAGTGGATGGGTGTTCTACGTGGTCCAGAACAGCTGGAGAGGTTTTTGCAAGACAACGGGGGATACACTTACTCAGGACTTGAACACGAGTTATCATTGGCTGAGTTGAACGGCTGCTTAGTTGTGGCTCATAATATTTATGACATATCTATGGACTTgtggtttttgacagattttgagaAAGGTATTTGGGTCAAGAAATACAGCTTGCCTTCACATGTTGCTAGGCTTTTTTGGTATCCTTTTCTCATGTTACATGATGGGAGAATTTTCTTCAGTGGGATGGATTGTCTGGAAGGTATATTAAGTGATGGAGAGAAAGGAGAGGGATTTCTGCAATGTTATGATCCAAGGAATGGCACATGTACTGATGAACTAAAACTGAGAGATCCCCGATCAATCGGCATTTACACAGGAAGCCTGCTGAGTTTATAG